From Streptomyces yatensis, one genomic window encodes:
- the hrpA gene encoding ATP-dependent RNA helicase HrpA, with protein MSTTPAPALPALLERLPELMLRDQQRLGRRLDGARRIRKPEARAAVLGEITEEITRAELRVADRRAAVPAITYPEELPVSQKKDAILEAVRDHQVVIVAGETGSGKTTQIPKICLELGRGVKGLIGHTQPRRIAARTVAERIAEELRSPLGESVGWKVRFTDQVGQDTHVKLMTDGILLAEIQTDRELRQYDTIIIDEAHERSLNIDFLLGYLAQLLPRRPDLKVVITSATIDPERFSRHFGDAPIVEVSGRTYPVEVRYRPLLEEGGEDSDRDQITAICDAVDELQAEGPGDILVFLSGEREIRDTADALNKKKLPVTEVLPLYARLSHAEQHRVFQRHTGRRIVLATNVAETSLTVPGIRYVIDPGAARISRYSHRTKVQRLPIEPISQASANQRKGRCGRTSDGICIRLYSEDDFLTRPEFTDAEILRTNLASVILQMTAAGLGDIEKFPFIDPPDRRNVKDGVQLLEELHALDSKQKDPRKRLTQVGRKLAQLPVDPRLARMVLEADRNGCVREVMVIAAALSIQDPRERPSDKQQQADQQHARFKDESSDFLAFLNLWKYIRERQKELSSSAFRRMCRNEFLNYLRIREWQDIYSQLRTVAKTMDIHMSEQDAAPDHVHTSLLAGLLSHVGLKDTDKNEYLGARGAKFAVFPGSALFKKPPRWVMSAELVETSRLWARVNAKIEPEWIEPLAQHLVKRTYSEPHWEQKQAAVMAYERVTLYGVPIVAQRKVNYGRIDPETSRDLFIRNALVEGDWRTHHQFFHDNRKLLGEVEELEHRARRRDILVDDETLFDFYDQRIPEHVVSGAHFDSWWKHKQREGGTAPELLNFEKSMLINERAQDITKDAYPDSWRQGKLKFKVTYQFEPGADADGVTVHIPLQVLNQVTADGFDWQIPGLREDLVTELIRSLPKPVRRHYVPAPNYAKRFLESAVPLQEPLTAALGRELQRMVGVRIEAEDWDLSKVPDHLKVTFRVVDERRRKLAEDKDLEVLRQRLRPKTRAAISKAFESSKEGVGIEQRGGLTRWTVGTLPRTFETRRGGQPVKAYPALVDEGASVALRLFDTEAEQREAMWRGTRRLILLQLPSSPAKFVQGKLSNQAKLALSSSPHGGVQALFEDCVAAAADRLIAAHGGPAWDEESFRKLFDAVRSDITDATLDTVRKVQEVLAAWQSCERRLKTTSSPVLLPSLTDIREQLSELITPGFVTAHGVRRLPDLMRYLVAVDRRLQQLPGNADRDRARMAKVHEMRDEYAWLLEQFPPGRPVPQEALEIRWMIEELRVSYFAHALGTAYPVSDKRIVKAIDAAAP; from the coding sequence ATGTCCACCACGCCTGCCCCCGCCCTGCCCGCCCTGCTGGAGCGGCTGCCCGAGCTGATGCTGCGCGACCAGCAGCGGCTGGGACGCCGGCTCGACGGTGCGCGCCGGATCCGTAAACCCGAGGCCCGAGCGGCCGTGCTCGGTGAGATCACCGAGGAGATCACGCGTGCCGAGCTGCGGGTCGCGGACCGCCGCGCCGCCGTGCCGGCCATCACCTATCCGGAAGAGCTGCCGGTCAGCCAGAAGAAGGACGCGATCCTCGAGGCCGTCCGGGATCACCAGGTGGTGATCGTCGCAGGTGAGACCGGCTCCGGGAAGACCACCCAGATTCCGAAGATCTGTCTGGAGCTGGGGCGCGGCGTCAAGGGACTTATTGGCCATACGCAGCCGCGCCGTATCGCCGCCCGCACCGTGGCCGAGCGCATCGCCGAGGAGCTGCGGTCGCCGCTGGGCGAGTCCGTCGGCTGGAAGGTCCGCTTCACCGATCAGGTGGGCCAGGACACCCACGTCAAGCTGATGACCGACGGCATTCTGCTCGCCGAGATCCAGACCGACCGCGAGCTGCGCCAGTACGACACGATCATCATCGACGAGGCCCATGAGCGCAGCCTCAACATCGACTTCCTGCTGGGCTATCTGGCCCAGCTACTGCCCCGCCGCCCCGACCTCAAGGTCGTGATCACCTCCGCCACCATCGACCCGGAGCGCTTTTCCCGCCATTTCGGCGACGCGCCGATCGTCGAGGTGAGCGGGCGTACGTATCCGGTCGAGGTGCGCTACCGCCCGCTGCTCGAGGAGGGCGGCGAGGACAGCGACCGCGACCAGATCACCGCGATCTGCGACGCGGTCGACGAGCTCCAGGCCGAGGGGCCCGGCGACATCCTGGTCTTCCTCTCCGGTGAGCGGGAGATCCGCGACACCGCCGACGCGCTGAACAAGAAGAAGCTCCCGGTCACCGAGGTCCTTCCGCTGTACGCCCGGCTGTCGCACGCCGAGCAGCACCGGGTCTTCCAGAGACACACCGGCCGCCGGATCGTGCTGGCGACCAACGTCGCCGAGACCTCGCTGACCGTCCCCGGTATCCGCTATGTGATCGACCCGGGCGCCGCCCGGATCTCCCGCTACAGCCATCGCACCAAGGTCCAGCGGCTGCCCATCGAGCCGATCTCCCAGGCCAGCGCCAATCAGCGCAAGGGCCGCTGCGGCCGGACCAGCGACGGCATCTGCATCCGGCTGTACTCCGAGGACGACTTCCTCACCCGCCCGGAGTTCACCGACGCCGAGATCCTCCGGACCAATCTGGCCTCCGTCATCCTCCAGATGACCGCCGCCGGCCTCGGCGACATCGAGAAGTTCCCCTTCATCGACCCGCCGGACCGCCGCAACGTCAAGGACGGCGTCCAGCTCCTGGAGGAGCTGCACGCCCTGGACAGCAAGCAGAAGGACCCGCGCAAGCGGCTCACCCAGGTCGGCCGGAAGCTGGCCCAGCTCCCGGTGGACCCGCGGCTGGCCCGGATGGTGCTGGAGGCGGATCGCAACGGCTGTGTCCGCGAGGTCATGGTGATCGCGGCGGCGCTGTCCATCCAGGACCCGCGCGAGCGCCCCTCGGACAAGCAGCAGCAGGCGGATCAGCAGCACGCCCGGTTCAAGGACGAGTCCAGCGACTTCCTGGCCTTCCTCAATCTGTGGAAGTACATCCGCGAGCGGCAGAAGGAGCTGTCCTCCTCCGCCTTCCGCCGGATGTGCCGCAATGAATTCCTCAACTACCTGCGCATACGCGAATGGCAGGACATCTACAGCCAGCTGCGCACGGTCGCCAAGACCATGGACATCCATATGTCCGAGCAGGACGCGGCGCCCGATCACGTCCATACGTCGCTGCTGGCGGGGCTGCTGTCCCATGTGGGCCTCAAGGACACCGACAAGAACGAGTATCTGGGCGCGCGCGGCGCCAAGTTCGCGGTGTTCCCCGGCTCGGCGCTGTTCAAGAAGCCGCCGCGCTGGGTGATGTCGGCGGAGCTGGTGGAGACGTCCCGGCTGTGGGCGCGGGTCAACGCGAAGATCGAGCCGGAGTGGATCGAGCCGCTCGCCCAGCACCTGGTCAAGCGCACCTACAGCGAGCCGCACTGGGAGCAGAAGCAGGCCGCGGTGATGGCGTATGAGCGGGTCACGCTCTACGGGGTGCCGATCGTCGCCCAGCGGAAGGTCAACTACGGCCGGATCGACCCGGAGACCAGCCGCGATCTGTTCATCCGCAACGCCCTGGTGGAGGGTGACTGGCGCACCCACCACCAGTTCTTCCACGACAACCGCAAGTTGCTGGGCGAGGTCGAGGAGCTGGAGCACCGGGCCCGGCGCCGCGACATCCTGGTGGACGACGAGACCCTCTTCGACTTCTACGACCAGCGGATCCCCGAGCATGTGGTCTCCGGCGCCCATTTCGACTCCTGGTGGAAGCACAAGCAACGCGAAGGAGGGACTGCGCCGGAGCTTCTCAACTTCGAGAAGTCGATGCTCATCAACGAGCGGGCGCAGGACATCACCAAGGACGCCTATCCGGACTCCTGGCGCCAGGGGAAGCTCAAGTTCAAGGTGACCTATCAATTCGAGCCGGGGGCGGACGCGGACGGTGTGACCGTCCATATCCCGCTGCAGGTGCTCAATCAGGTCACCGCGGACGGTTTCGACTGGCAGATTCCGGGGCTTCGGGAGGATCTGGTCACCGAGCTGATCCGCTCGCTGCCCAAACCGGTGCGCCGTCACTACGTCCCGGCGCCGAACTATGCCAAGCGCTTCCTGGAAAGCGCTGTCCCCCTCCAGGAGCCGCTGACGGCGGCGCTCGGACGTGAGCTCCAGCGGATGGTGGGCGTACGGATCGAGGCGGAGGACTGGGACCTGTCGAAGGTCCCCGACCACCTCAAGGTCACCTTCCGGGTGGTGGACGAGCGGCGCCGCAAGCTGGCCGAGGACAAGGACCTGGAGGTGCTGCGGCAGCGGCTGCGGCCGAAGACCCGGGCCGCGATCTCCAAGGCGTTCGAGTCCTCCAAGGAGGGCGTGGGGATCGAGCAGCGCGGCGGGCTGACCCGGTGGACGGTCGGGACGCTGCCGCGCACCTTCGAGACGCGCCGCGGCGGCCAGCCGGTCAAGGCGTATCCGGCGCTCGTCGACGAGGGCGCCTCGGTGGCCCTGCGGCTCTTCGACACCGAGGCCGAGCAGCGGGAGGCGATGTGGCGGGGGACGCGTCGGCTGATCCTGCTCCAGCTGCCGTCCAGCCCGGCCAAGTTCGTCCAGGGCAAGCTCTCCAACCAGGCCAAGCTGGCGCTCTCCAGCAGCCCGCACGGCGGTGTGCAGGCGCTCTTCGAGGACTGCGTGGCCGCGGCGGCCGACCGGCTGATCGCGGCCCACGGCGGCCCCGCCTGGGACGAGGAGTCGTTCCGCAAGCTCTTCGACGCGGTGCGCAGCGACATCACGGACGCCACGCTGGACACCGTGCGCAAGGTCCAGGAGGTGCTGGCGGCCTGGCAGTCGTGCGAGCGGCGGCTGAAGACCACCAGCAGCCCGGTGCTGCTGCCGTCCCTCACGGACATCAGGGAGCAGCTCTCGGAGCTCATCACGCCGGGCTTCGTGACCGCGCACGGCGTACGGCGGCTTCCGGACCTCATGCGCTATCTGGTGGCCGTGGACCGGCGGCTGCAGCAGCTTCCGGGCAACGCCGACCGGGACCGCGCCCGGATGGCGAAGGTGCACGAGATGCGGGACGAGTACGCCTGGCTGCTGGAGCAGTTCCCGCCCGGGCGCCCGGTGCCCCAGGAGGCGCTGGAGATCCGCTGGATGATCGAGGAATTGCGGGTCAGCTACTTCGCGCACGCCCTCGGCACGGCCTATCCGGTGTCCGACAAGCGCATCGTGAAGGCCATCGACGCGGCGGCGCCGTAA
- the bldC gene encoding developmental transcriptional regulator BldC codes for MTARTPDAEPLLTPAEVATMFRVDPKTVTRWAKAGKLTSIRTLGGHRRYREAEVRALLAGIPQQRSEA; via the coding sequence ATGACCGCTCGCACCCCTGATGCCGAGCCGCTGCTGACCCCGGCTGAGGTTGCCACGATGTTCCGCGTGGACCCGAAGACGGTCACTCGCTGGGCGAAGGCGGGCAAACTCACGTCCATCCGCACGCTCGGAGGGCATCGGCGCTACCGCGAAGCGGAGGTCCGTGCACTTCTGGCGGGCATCCCGCAGCAGCGCAGCGAGGCCTGA
- a CDS encoding DUF6274 family protein: protein MTTSARHETRALLRAHLAAAAGYRHFTRHCPICHRLLRLAMEPSAADEAGDRAGDGAGSGVGEEAGDGAGHEATAAAPPSTR, encoded by the coding sequence ATGACGACGTCCGCGAGGCATGAGACCAGGGCGCTGCTGCGCGCCCATCTGGCGGCCGCCGCGGGCTACCGCCACTTCACCCGGCACTGCCCGATCTGCCATCGCCTGCTGCGGCTGGCGATGGAGCCCTCGGCGGCCGACGAGGCGGGTGACAGGGCCGGCGACGGGGCCGGCAGCGGAGTGGGGGAGGAGGCCGGCGACGGGGCCGGCCATGAGGCGACGGCCGCCGCTCCACCGTCAACTCGGTAA